In Halobacterium sp. R2-5, the following are encoded in one genomic region:
- a CDS encoding 6-hydroxymethylpterin diphosphokinase MptE-like protein — protein sequence MEFADWAPVYAEILDDFGFDRAADERARDVLAEFAEPFDVSRLDCTGRRVAIAGGAPSLADEATVAADADVVFAASTAVDVLADDGVGVDLMVTDLDKNPETARRLTESGTPVAAHAHGDNVPAVREHVPEFDVEHVLGTTQAEPTDSVSNFGGFTDGDRAAFLADHLGAAELVFPGWDFDDPAVDAQKAKKLAWAERLLYWLEHRRGDRFDVLDGRRDALSLPSVSDF from the coding sequence ATGGAGTTCGCCGACTGGGCGCCCGTCTACGCCGAGATTCTCGACGACTTCGGGTTCGACAGGGCCGCCGACGAGCGGGCGCGGGACGTGCTCGCCGAGTTCGCGGAGCCGTTCGACGTCTCGCGGCTCGACTGCACCGGCCGGCGGGTCGCTATCGCGGGCGGCGCCCCGTCGCTGGCGGACGAAGCGACCGTCGCGGCCGACGCGGACGTGGTGTTCGCGGCGTCGACGGCCGTGGACGTGCTCGCCGACGACGGCGTCGGCGTCGACCTGATGGTGACCGACCTCGACAAGAACCCGGAGACGGCACGCCGGCTCACCGAGTCCGGGACACCCGTCGCGGCGCACGCCCACGGCGACAACGTTCCAGCCGTCCGCGAGCACGTCCCCGAATTCGACGTCGAGCACGTCCTCGGCACGACCCAGGCCGAACCCACAGATTCGGTCTCCAACTTCGGCGGATTCACGGACGGCGACCGCGCGGCGTTCCTCGCGGACCACCTCGGCGCCGCTGAGCTCGTGTTCCCGGGCTGGGACTTCGACGACCCCGCGGTCGATGCTCAGAAGGCGAAGAAACTGGCGTGGGCCGAACGCCTGCTGTACTGGCTGGAACACCGGCGCGGCGACCGCTTCGACGTGCTCGACGGCCGCCGAGACGCCCTCTCGCTACCGTCTGTCTCCGACTTCTAG
- a CDS encoding SDR family NAD(P)-dependent oxidoreductase encodes MPDRFSVSGTAVVTGASSGIGRAIAERFAADGADVVVCSREQANVDPVAEGIREDGGSALAVECDVTDRDAVDALVEATVEEFGGLDVLVNNAGASFVAGFEDISPNGWDTILDVNLGGTYHCTQAAADHLKDGGGAVVNVASVAGQEGAPYMSHYAAAKAAVINLTRTLAAEWAPEDVRVNCIAPGFVATPGLESQMGVSADDIDREDVDRRIGVSGEIADVARFLASPAASFVVGETVTAGGVPQGEEVPSP; translated from the coding sequence ATGCCAGACAGATTCTCGGTGTCCGGGACGGCCGTCGTCACGGGCGCGTCGAGCGGCATCGGGCGCGCCATCGCGGAGCGGTTCGCCGCCGACGGCGCGGACGTCGTGGTGTGCTCGCGCGAGCAGGCGAACGTCGACCCCGTCGCCGAGGGCATCCGCGAGGACGGCGGCAGCGCACTCGCCGTCGAGTGCGACGTCACCGACCGGGACGCCGTCGACGCCTTAGTCGAGGCGACCGTCGAGGAGTTCGGCGGCCTCGACGTGCTCGTGAACAACGCGGGCGCGAGCTTCGTCGCGGGCTTCGAGGACATCTCGCCGAACGGCTGGGACACCATCCTCGACGTGAACCTCGGTGGCACCTATCACTGCACGCAGGCCGCTGCCGACCACCTCAAGGACGGCGGCGGCGCGGTGGTGAACGTCGCGAGCGTCGCCGGGCAGGAGGGCGCTCCCTACATGAGCCACTACGCCGCCGCGAAGGCCGCCGTCATCAACCTCACGCGGACGCTCGCCGCGGAGTGGGCGCCCGAGGACGTGCGCGTGAACTGCATCGCGCCCGGGTTCGTCGCGACGCCCGGCCTCGAATCCCAGATGGGTGTCTCCGCGGACGACATCGACCGTGAGGACGTGGACCGCCGCATCGGCGTCAGCGGGGAGATCGCAGACGTGGCGCGGTTCCTCGCCAGCCCCGCCGCGTCGTTCGTCGTGGGCGAGACGGTGACGGCTGGCGGCGTCCCGCAGGGCGAGGAGGTGCCGTCGCCGTGA
- a CDS encoding NADPH:quinone oxidoreductase family protein, which translates to MQAIEVSEFGDASTLERVERDQPEPGPGEVRIDVEAVGVNFADVMQRRGHYHGGPQPRYVPGMEAAGTIDAVGEGADREVGDRVVAMVDGGAYAEYVTAPALSLFDVPESMPFAAAAGFPVQFLTAHHCLHEWGGLEGGERVLVHAAAGGVGTAAVQLADHAGAEVFGTASTAEKLSLAERLGCDRPINYTETDFAEAVDDLTDGGGVDLVLDGVGGETFRESVDALAPFGRIVAYGAASGEPGTVDTATLLFGNKSVEGFHLGRAAASDPERVFAPVGELSRLLREGELEVIVGQTFDLADAAEAHRALEDRETTGKVVLEP; encoded by the coding sequence ATGCAAGCGATCGAGGTCTCCGAATTCGGCGACGCGAGCACGCTCGAACGCGTCGAGCGCGACCAGCCCGAGCCCGGCCCCGGCGAGGTCCGCATCGACGTCGAAGCCGTCGGCGTGAACTTCGCGGACGTGATGCAGCGCCGCGGCCACTACCACGGCGGCCCACAGCCCCGCTACGTGCCGGGGATGGAGGCCGCGGGAACTATCGACGCGGTCGGCGAGGGTGCAGACCGCGAGGTCGGCGACCGCGTCGTCGCGATGGTCGACGGCGGCGCGTACGCCGAGTACGTCACCGCGCCCGCGCTCTCGCTGTTCGACGTCCCGGAGTCGATGCCGTTTGCGGCGGCCGCCGGCTTCCCCGTCCAGTTCCTCACCGCCCACCACTGCCTCCACGAGTGGGGCGGCCTCGAGGGCGGCGAGCGCGTGCTCGTGCACGCCGCGGCGGGCGGCGTCGGCACGGCCGCGGTCCAGCTCGCCGACCACGCCGGCGCAGAGGTGTTCGGCACCGCGAGCACCGCGGAGAAGCTCTCACTGGCCGAACGGCTCGGCTGCGACCGCCCCATCAACTACACGGAGACCGACTTCGCCGAGGCCGTCGACGATTTGACGGACGGCGGGGGCGTCGACCTCGTGCTGGACGGCGTGGGCGGCGAGACGTTCCGCGAGAGCGTCGACGCGCTCGCGCCGTTCGGCCGCATCGTCGCGTACGGCGCCGCCTCCGGCGAACCCGGCACGGTCGACACGGCGACGCTGCTGTTCGGGAACAAGTCCGTCGAGGGCTTCCACCTCGGCCGCGCGGCCGCCAGCGACCCCGAGCGCGTGTTCGCGCCTGTCGGTGAACTCTCCCGGCTGCTCCGCGAGGGCGAACTCGAGGTGATCGTCGGGCAGACGTTCGACCTCGCGGACGCCGCGGAGGCCCACCGCGCGCTCGAGGACCGCGAGACCACGGGGAAGGTCGTGCTGGAGCCCTAG
- a CDS encoding RNA methyltransferase, with amino-acid sequence MSKPTVAVVDAETSGNVGTIARAMKNFGFEDLLLVDPPYLGRDSEAYGFAGHAREDVLPTARELAFDELVSEFHTVGFTAITNEDATKHVRFPFRTPAELSDSLADVEADTALVFGRERVGLTNDELAQIDEVASIPANHDYPVMNLGQAATVALYELRDLAMSETQLPDVERHRADEEEIDRFYEHAEGFLAAIDYPDEKRDKAMRMLRRMVGRSHPTGREINTVLGLMRRAENQME; translated from the coding sequence ATGAGTAAGCCGACCGTCGCCGTCGTGGACGCCGAGACGTCGGGGAACGTCGGCACCATCGCGCGGGCGATGAAGAACTTCGGGTTCGAGGACCTCCTGCTCGTCGACCCGCCGTACCTTGGCCGGGATTCCGAGGCGTACGGCTTCGCCGGCCACGCCCGCGAGGACGTGCTCCCGACCGCGCGCGAGCTCGCCTTCGACGAGCTCGTCTCCGAGTTCCACACGGTCGGGTTCACCGCCATCACGAACGAGGACGCCACCAAGCACGTGCGCTTCCCGTTCCGAACGCCCGCCGAACTATCGGACAGCCTCGCGGACGTCGAGGCGGACACCGCGCTCGTGTTCGGTCGCGAGCGCGTCGGCCTGACGAACGACGAGCTCGCCCAAATCGACGAGGTGGCGTCGATTCCCGCGAACCACGACTACCCCGTGATGAACCTCGGGCAGGCCGCCACGGTCGCGCTGTACGAGCTCCGCGACCTCGCGATGAGCGAGACCCAGCTCCCGGACGTCGAACGCCACCGCGCCGACGAGGAAGAGATCGACCGGTTCTACGAGCACGCCGAGGGGTTCCTCGCGGCCATCGACTACCCCGACGAGAAACGCGACAAGGCGATGCGGATGCTCCGCCGGATGGTCGGCCGCAGCCACCCGACCGGACGGGAGATCAACACGGTGCTCGG
- a CDS encoding dihydropteroate synthase translates to MQTVDAAGLPIGDGHPPRIMGVLNVSKESPYDPSVFDDPDEAAAYVDKALVGEGADIVDVGLESANKKFDVLSAEQELARLDTAVETIQRVDGDAVFSIETRYAEVADEALSRGFDMVNDICGFADPEMPAVCEAHDVAVAKMASPPDLERPGAVEDVDDIYDALTLNGFTDKTIVDPAFGGWSEAKTLDDDRETFDRLREFRGHGHPILVSINRKNFLREVADRSTAEALPVSLAATSMAVERGAHVIRTHDVAETRDAALVGYEFRRDRRDDGRVEELDVTTVREAERHVSRLDGDLDAAADAAARAYEVHGLGTDERAALADAGVAVTGDDPAFVAAPVSVLRAAAAELESRDSALADLFSAWSVSDT, encoded by the coding sequence ATGCAGACGGTCGACGCCGCCGGCCTCCCCATCGGAGACGGCCACCCGCCCCGCATCATGGGCGTGCTGAACGTCTCGAAGGAATCGCCGTACGACCCGAGCGTCTTCGACGACCCCGACGAGGCGGCCGCGTACGTCGACAAGGCGCTCGTCGGCGAGGGCGCGGACATCGTCGACGTCGGCCTCGAGTCCGCGAACAAGAAGTTCGACGTGCTCTCCGCCGAGCAGGAGTTAGCGCGCCTCGATACGGCCGTCGAGACCATCCAGCGGGTCGACGGCGACGCCGTGTTCTCCATCGAGACGCGGTACGCCGAAGTCGCCGACGAGGCGCTCTCGCGGGGCTTCGACATGGTCAACGACATCTGCGGGTTCGCCGACCCCGAGATGCCCGCGGTCTGCGAGGCCCACGACGTCGCCGTCGCGAAGATGGCGAGCCCGCCGGACCTCGAACGTCCGGGCGCGGTCGAGGACGTCGACGACATCTACGACGCGCTCACGCTGAACGGCTTCACGGACAAGACCATCGTCGACCCCGCGTTCGGCGGGTGGAGCGAGGCCAAGACCCTCGACGACGACCGCGAGACGTTCGACCGGCTCCGTGAGTTCCGCGGGCACGGCCACCCGATTCTGGTCTCGATCAACCGGAAGAACTTCCTCCGGGAGGTCGCCGACCGCTCCACGGCGGAAGCGCTCCCGGTCTCGCTGGCGGCGACGTCGATGGCGGTTGAGCGCGGTGCGCACGTGATCCGGACCCACGACGTCGCGGAGACCCGGGACGCCGCCCTCGTCGGCTACGAGTTCCGCCGGGACCGCCGCGACGACGGCCGCGTCGAGGAGCTCGACGTGACGACAGTCCGGGAGGCCGAGCGCCACGTCTCGCGGCTCGACGGCGACCTCGACGCGGCGGCCGACGCGGCCGCCAGAGCGTACGAAGTACACGGGTTAGGCACCGATGAACGGGCCGCGCTAGCGGACGCGGGGGTCGCCGTCACGGGGGACGACCCGGCGTTCGTCGCGGCGCCCGTGAGCGTCCTCCGGGCGGCCGCGGCGGAACTGGAATCGCGGGACAGCGCGCTCGCCGACCTCTTCTCGGCGTGGTCGGTAAGCGACACGTAA
- a CDS encoding TIGR04024 family LLM class F420-dependent oxidoreductase, which yields MTDRTVHLPVAAQDSLDDVVGIGEHAEELGYDRAWFPETWGRDAVTTLSALADRTDSIGLGTSIVNTYSRSAALLGQTAATLQEHSGGRFRLGLGPSGPAVVEGWHGQEFGNPLKRTREYVDVVRKVLAGERVDYDGDIVQTGGFRLRQGPPEPAPEIDVTGMGPKAVELAGRFADGWHALMFTKDGFEDRLEDLRRGAELGDRDPEDVRTTFVLPCCALPDGDAARDLVRQHLAFYVGGMGTFYRDALARQGHEDAAETIYEAWQDEERERAVASVSDDLLDALGAAGTPEEVRERVSDFAAVDGVDAIAVSFPRAADRAIIDQTLEAVAPE from the coding sequence GTGACCGACCGCACCGTCCACCTGCCCGTCGCCGCGCAGGACTCCCTCGACGACGTCGTCGGCATCGGCGAGCACGCCGAGGAGCTCGGCTACGACCGCGCGTGGTTTCCCGAGACGTGGGGCCGGGACGCGGTCACGACGCTGTCCGCGCTCGCCGACCGCACCGACTCCATCGGCCTCGGCACCAGCATCGTGAACACGTACTCGCGGAGCGCCGCGCTGCTCGGCCAGACCGCCGCCACGCTCCAGGAGCACTCGGGCGGCCGCTTCCGCCTCGGCCTCGGCCCGAGCGGTCCCGCGGTCGTGGAGGGCTGGCACGGCCAGGAGTTCGGCAACCCCCTGAAGCGCACCCGCGAGTACGTCGACGTCGTCCGGAAAGTGCTCGCTGGCGAACGCGTGGACTACGACGGCGACATCGTCCAGACAGGTGGGTTCAGGCTGCGACAGGGCCCGCCGGAGCCAGCGCCCGAGATCGACGTCACCGGCATGGGCCCGAAGGCGGTCGAACTCGCGGGCCGGTTCGCGGACGGCTGGCACGCGCTCATGTTCACGAAGGACGGCTTCGAGGACCGCCTCGAGGACCTGCGGCGCGGCGCCGAACTCGGCGACCGCGACCCCGAAGACGTCCGGACGACGTTCGTGCTGCCGTGCTGCGCGCTCCCAGACGGCGACGCCGCCCGCGACCTCGTGCGCCAGCACCTGGCGTTCTACGTCGGCGGCATGGGGACGTTCTACCGGGACGCGCTCGCCCGGCAGGGCCACGAGGACGCCGCCGAGACCATCTACGAGGCGTGGCAGGACGAGGAGCGCGAGCGCGCCGTCGCCAGCGTCTCCGACGACCTGCTGGACGCGCTCGGGGCCGCCGGGACACCAGAAGAGGTCCGCGAGCGCGTGTCGGACTTCGCGGCCGTCGACGGCGTCGACGCCATCGCCGTCTCGTTCCCGCGGGCCGCGGACCGCGCGATCATCGACCAGACGCTGGAAGCGGTCGCGCCCGAGTGA